In Bacillota bacterium, one DNA window encodes the following:
- a CDS encoding CBS domain-containing protein — MPATEAQATATFRRPVRDLIRRPPVTCPPSTSIAEAARLMQAHGVGSVVVIAQGEEPVGIVTDRDLRGKVVATGLSPAQPVARIMSSPLHTLPPDAPAIEALVSMLRLGIHHLPVVESAPPGHEAGTLPGALGPGRRLVGVVSSN, encoded by the coding sequence GTGCCAGCCACGGAGGCTCAGGCCACCGCCACCTTTCGCCGCCCCGTCCGGGACCTGATCCGCCGGCCTCCCGTGACCTGCCCGCCGTCCACCTCCATTGCCGAAGCGGCCCGGCTCATGCAGGCTCACGGGGTCGGCTCGGTGGTGGTGATCGCCCAGGGGGAGGAGCCCGTCGGGATCGTCACGGACCGGGACCTTCGGGGCAAAGTGGTGGCGACCGGGCTCTCCCCGGCGCAGCCTGTCGCCCGCATCATGAGCTCACCCCTTCACACCTTGCCGCCCGACGCGCCGGCCATCGAGGCCCTGGTCAGCATGCTGCGGCTCGGGATCCACCACCTGCCCGTGGTGGAGTCGGCCCCACCCGGGCACGAAGCCGGGACTCTGCCCGGCGCCTTGGGGCCCGGCCGTCGCCTGGTAGGGGTGGTTTCCAGCAAC